A region of Gracilinanus agilis isolate LMUSP501 chromosome 3, AgileGrace, whole genome shotgun sequence DNA encodes the following proteins:
- the LOC123239123 gene encoding olfactory receptor 148-like codes for MKPVIWRADSLLKIKNYSEVTEFILLGIPHTQGLETVFFGIFLFIYIFTLLGNFLILVAIISSSRLHTPMYFFLGLLSTFDMFFPSVSSPKMLVFLSGNSRVISYKGCASQLFFYHLMGCTEGILYSVMSYDRFVAICHPLRYIVIMNPRLCVVLAACTILIGCVHATILTSLTFQLPYCGPNEVDYYFCDIPAIIPLACADNLLVQRVGFTNVGLLTVTLLFTILVSYIRIGRAILRIRSAEGRSKAFSTCSAHLAAIMCAFGPIIIIYFQSTPNPLLGAIVQILNNIVSPMLNSLIYSLRNKEVKRALKRVFCRTGLISEA; via the exons ATGAAACCTGTTATTTGGAG GGCTGACTCCCTATTGAAGATAAAGAACTATTCAGAGGTGACTGAGTTTATACTCCTGGGAATCCCTCATACCCAGGGGCTGGAGACAGTGTTCTTTGGCATCTTCCTATTCATCTACATCTTCACTCTGCTGGGGAACTTCCTCATCCTTGTGGCCATCATCTCTTCTTCTCGCCTTCACACACCCATGTATTTCTTCTTGGGACTCTTATCTACTTTTGACATGTTTTTTCCTTCAGTGAGTTCTCCCAAAATGCTGGTCTTTCTTTCAGGTAATAGCCGAGTCATCTCTTATAAGGGTTGTGCTTCCCAGCTTTTCTTCTATCATTTAATGGGGTGCACTGAGGGCATTTTATACTCTGTGATGTCCTATGACCGTTTTGTTGCCATCTGTCATCCATTGCGCTACATAGTCATTATGAACCCCAGACTTTGTGTGGTCCTTGCTGCATGTACCATATTGATAGGTTGTGTCCATGCCACTATACTGACATCACTCACCTTCCAGTTGCCTTATTGTGGCCCCAATGAAGTAGACTATTACTTCTGTGACATTCCTGCCATAATACCTCTGGCTTGTGCTGACAACTTACTAGTCCAGAGGGTGGGTTTCACTAATGTTGGTCTTCTGACTGTAACATTACTTTTCACTATTCTTGTCTCCTATATCCGCATTGGGAGAGCCATTTTGAGAATCCGTTCAGCTGAAGGCAGGAGCAAAGCTTTCTCCACTTGTAGTGCCCACCTTGCTGCAATCATGTGTGCTTTTGGACCAATTATTATCATCTATTTTCAGTCCACACCCAACCCTTTGCTTGGTGCTATAGTTCAAATTTTGAATAACATTGTCTCACCAATGCTGAACTCCTTAATCTACTCTCTGAGGAACAAGGAAGTAAAAAGAGCCTTGAAAAGGGTGTTTTGTAGAACAGGACTTATTTCAGAGGCCTAA